A genome region from Synchiropus splendidus isolate RoL2022-P1 chromosome 5, RoL_Sspl_1.0, whole genome shotgun sequence includes the following:
- the znf281b gene encoding zinc finger protein 281b isoform X1, whose product MSIIQDKIGNEFLRNGGMDPNFAPGMLMFSHLPPVTSFTRLASQSVMGEIPQEMILKKERDTPPDHEGATGANTGSFLHSMGIKQERMSELDYRMPVYGGSAGVGGNCAGGGVGKSGPDMSDMAYGNHHQNHQNMMLHDLSHNNVRSLGEPLSGRPGKEPKESSGRRGRRGDGQQGKARRKRNDAAKAMMMDADGACLSPNSKPHICEHCNAAFRSSYHLRRHVLIHTDRTGERPFRCNQCNMSFIQKYLLQRHEKIHSGEKPFSCDQCNMRFIQKYHMERHKRTHSGEKPYRCDTCQQFFSRTDRLLKHKRTCGEAIKKGMDPNMLDLSEAELGQGSYSLTQGNSSASGRKKAKPKNGEGNERKRKKNTIATPLSSAGIDLQDYDMEHPSGSGPAAQGRTPKLVFKKAGRKGLDKGLLSLDDGTDGQKLLVQKPSSIDHVDSTGLENMGLLQGAAGNKQGPTTSSSNYDDAMQFVKKRRYLHAVNNDYGAGSLHMTSQGNGVIHGSLGPEPTLAMLDASPLELKHDKSGIPDEVLQSLLEHYSHKPEGAHHHDVSFDLSDHPHHVDLQPAAPVTPELEDDSTNGGDKTAVMSEYSKFLLQALERTSHSGPFPSLGPTGPFPLLSSSSSPTGPLFSDKHVYSTSPLDCGYPPNVSSPLPIVAPSSVSSSSSSKSHYGMLVSSPSQAGYHLSLDSTTHQQLTPSQELTDQLEKQHSPGSFNLPPQDLTVPTEGSKGQQKGGAPTNGSSYPELSSLNPPKEPTYQIENFAQAFGSQFKSGRRTPLSYASDPGTEVDHRIRTPVSEFSGYTSLLADVSEPVSSGSKTPTSQSFR is encoded by the exons ATGAGTATTATCCAAGATAAAATAGGGAATGAATTTTTGCGCAATGGTGGCATGGACCCTAATTTTGCACCAGGGATGCTTATGTTCAGCCACCTGCCGCCGGTCACCAGCTTTACTCGACTTGCTTCTCAGTCTGTCATGGGTGAGATTCCCCAGGAGATGATCCTGAAGAAGGAGCGTGACACGCCCCCAGACCATGAGGGTGCCACGGGTGCAAACACAGGCAGCTTCCTCCACAGTATGGGCATAAAGCAGGAGCGGATGAGTGAACTTGATTATCGCATGCCTGTCTATGGAGGAAGCGCAGGGGTAGGAGGCAATTGTGCGGGAGGGGGCGTGGGGAAGAGCGGCCCCGACATGTCAGATATGGCTTATGGAAACCATCACCAGAATCACCAAAACATGATGTTGCATGATCTGAGCCACAACAACGTTCGCTCCCTTGGGGAACCG TTATCAGGAAGGCCGGGTAAAGAGCCAAAAGAGTCCTCAGgtagaagagggaggagaggcgaTGGTCAGCAAGGCAAAGCTCGACGGAAACGAAATGATGCCGCCAAG GCCATGATGATGGATGCAGACGGAGCCTGTCTCTCCCCGAACTCCAAGCCGCACATCTGTGAGCACTGCAACGCCGCCTTCCGCAGCTCCTACCACTTGCGCAGACACGTGCTCATACACACA GATCGCACAGGTGAGAGGCCTTTCCGGTGCAATCAGTGCAACATGAGCTTCATTCAGAAATATCTGCTGCAGCGACACGAAAAGATCCACAGTG GGGAGAAGCCTTTTAGCTGTGACCAGTGCAACATGCGTTTCATCCAAAAGTACCACATGGAGAGACACAAAAGGACTCACAGCGGCGAGAAGCCATATCGCTGTGACACATGCCAGCAG ttttTCTCAAGAACAGATCGGTTACTGAAGCACAAGCGGACGTGTGGAGAAGCCATAAAGAAAGGCATGGACCCGAACATGCTGGATCTCAGTGAAGCAGAACTAGGCCAAGGCAGCTATTCACTCACTCAGGGAAACTCTTCTGCTTCCGGACGCAAGAAGGCCAAGCCCAAAAACGGCGAGGGCAATGAGCgcaaaagaaagaagaatacCATCGCGACACCCTTGTCGTCTGCAGGCATTGATCTGCAGGATTACGACATGGAGCACCCCTCAGGGTCTGGCCCAGCCGCGCAGGGCCGCACTCCCAAATTGGTTTTCAAAAAGGCTGGACGCAAGGGCCTTGATAAAGGCCTCCTCTCATTGGACGACGGCACTGACGGACAAAAGCTTTTGGTTCAGAAACCCAGCTCTATCGATCATGTTGACTCCACTGGGCTTGAAAATATGGGACTTCTCCAGGGAGCTGCAGGCAACAAGCAGGGCCCAACTACCAGTAGCAGCAACTACGACGATGCAATGCAGTTTGTGAAAAAGCGCCGCTACCTCCATGCAGTTAATAATGACTATGGAGCCGGCTCACTTCACATGACATCCCAGGGAAATGGCGTTATTCATGGCTCTTTAGGCCCAGAACCCACTCTAGCCATGCTGGACGCTTCACCTTTGGAGCTCAAGCACGACAAGTCAGGCATTCCCGACGAGGTACTGCAAAGTTTGCTGGAGCATTATAGCCATAAGCCAGAGGGCGCACACCACCACGACGTGAGCTTTGACTTGTCTGACCACCCACATCACGTAGACCTCCAGCCGGCAGCTCCTGTGACCCCAGAGTTGGAGGACGATTCAACAAACGGCGGTGATAAAACCGCTGTGATGAGTGAATACTCAAAGTTCCTCCTCCAGGCCTTGGAGCGCACCAGCCACAGTGGACCCTTCCCAAGCCTTGGTCCGACGGGTCCCTTCCCACTcttgtccagcagctccagtccaacTGGGCCACTGTTTTCTGACAAACATGTGTATAGTACGTCCCCACTGGACTGTGGCTATCCTCCTAATGTGTCCTCTCCGCTGCCTATTGTAGCGCCATCTTCAGTttcctcgtcctcttcttccAAATCTCACTACGGCATGCTGGTGAGCTCTCCCTCCCAGGCAGGGTACCACCTCAGTTTGGATTCCACCACCCACCAGCAGCTGACTCCATCTCAGGAGCTGACTGATCAGCTGGAGAAGCAACACTCTCCCGGGTCCTTTAACCTACCTCCCCAGGACCTGACTGTCCCGACAGAAGGCTCCAAGGGGCAGCAGAAGGGTGGAGCCCCCACCAATGGGTCAAGCTACCCAGAACTTTCCTCGCTGAATCCACCTAAAGAACCGACATACCAGATCGAGAACTTCGCCCAGGCCTTTGGCTCCCAATTCAAGTCGGGGCGGCGGACCCCTCTCAGTTATGCCAGTGATCCTGGGACCGAGGTGGACCACAGGATACGAACTCCAGTGTCAGAATTCTCAGGGTATACCAGCTTGTTAGCTGACGTCAGTGAGCCAGTGAGTTCAGGATCAAAAACCCCGACAAGCCAAAGTTTCAGATAA
- the LOC128759308 gene encoding translation initiation factor IF-2-like: protein MRPFTESNHKNRQQPQEAHRQGDHRQRDHPQGDHPQVDQSLEDHPQGAHRQEAHPLGDHPLGDHRQEAHRQGDHPLGDHRQEAHRQEAHRQGDHRQGDHPLGNQSLGAHRQEAHRQEAHRQGDHRQRDQPLRDRPQADHPQVDQSLEDHRQEGHPQEAHRQRDHPLGDHPQGDHPQGDRPQGVQPQVDQPLRDHPQVDYPQGVQPLGDQPQGDQLQGALPQGDQSLEDHPLGAHRQEAHRQGDHQQEGQPLRDHPQVDQPQGDQLLGDHPQRDQSLGAHPQGDHPLVDQPQGHHPQGDHPQEDHPLGAHPQGDHPQGAHPQVDHPLEAHPQGDPPLEALPLEAHPQAAHPQADHPQGDLPQAAHPQADHPQGDLPLGDHPQEDHPQGDLPLEAHPQEDPPLEARPLEAHPQGDHPQEDHPLGAHPQGDQQRHLKR from the exons ATGAGACct TTCACAGAGTCAAACCACAAGAATCGTCAACAGCCACAGGAGGCCCACCGACAGGGGGACCACCGACAGAGGGACCACCCACAGGGGGACCACCCACAGGTGGACCAGTCTCTGGAGGACCACCCACAGGGGGCCCACCGACAGGAGGCCCACCCACTGGGGGACCATCCTCTGGGGGACCACCGACAGGAGGCCCACCGACAGGGGGACCATCCTCTGGGGGACCACCGACAGGAGGCCCACCGACAGGAGGCCCACCGACAGGGGGACCACCGACAGGGGGACCACCCACTGGGGAACCAGTCACTGGGGGCCCACCGACAGGAGGCCCACCGACAGGAGGCCCACCGACAGGGGGACCACCGACAGAGGGACCAGCCACTGAGGGACCGCCCACAGGCGGACCACCCACAGGTGGACCAGTCTCTGGAGGACCACCGACAGGAGGGCCACCCACAGGAGGCCCACCGACAGAGGGACCACCCACTGGGGGACCACCCACAGGGGGACCACCCACAGGGGGACCGCCCACAGGGGGTCCAGCCACAGGTGGACCAGCCACTGAGGGACCACCCACAGGTGGACTACCCACAGGGGGTCCAGCCACTGGGGGACCAGCCACAGGGGGACCAGCTACAGGGGGCCCTCCCACAGGGGGACCAGTCACTGGAGGACCACCCACTGGGGGCCCACCGACAGGAGGCCCACCGACAGGGGGACCACCAACAGGAGGGCCAGCCACTGAGGGACCACCCACAGGTGGACCAGCCACAGGGGGACCAGTTACTGGGggaccacccacagagggaccAGTCACTGGGGGCCCACCCACAGGGGGACCACCCACTGGTGGACCAACCACAGGGGCACCACCCACAGGGGGACCACCCACAGGAGGACCACCCACTGGGGGCCCACCCACAGGGGGACCACCCACAGGGGGCCCACCCACAGGTGGACCACCCACTGGAGGCCCACCCACAGGGGGACCCCCCACTGGAGGCCCTCCCACTGGAGGCCCACCCACAGGCGGCCCACCCACAGGCGGACCACCCACAGGGGGACCTCCCACAGGCGGCCCACCCACAGGCGGACCACCCACAGGGGGACCTCCCACTGGGGGACCACCCACAGGAGGACCACCCACAGGGGGACCTCCCACTGGAGGCCCACCCACAGGAGGACCCCCCACTGGAGGCCCGACCACTGGAGGCCCACCCACAGGGGGACCACCCACAGGAGGACCACCCACTGGGGGCCCACCCACAGGGGGACCAACAACGACACCTCAAGAGATAA
- the znf281b gene encoding zinc finger protein 281b isoform X2: MSIIQDKIGNEFLRNGGMDPNFAPGMLMFSHLPPVTSFTRLASQSVMGEIPQEMILKKERDTPPDHEGATGANTGSFLHSMGIKQERMSELDYRMPVYGGSAGVGGNCAGGGVGKSGPDMSDMAYGNHHQNHQNMMLHDLSHNNVRSLGEPLSGRPGKEPKESSGRRGRRGDGQQGKARRKRNDAAKAMMMDADGACLSPNSKPHICEHCNAAFRSSYHLRRHVLIHTGERPFRCNQCNMSFIQKYLLQRHEKIHSGEKPFSCDQCNMRFIQKYHMERHKRTHSGEKPYRCDTCQQFFSRTDRLLKHKRTCGEAIKKGMDPNMLDLSEAELGQGSYSLTQGNSSASGRKKAKPKNGEGNERKRKKNTIATPLSSAGIDLQDYDMEHPSGSGPAAQGRTPKLVFKKAGRKGLDKGLLSLDDGTDGQKLLVQKPSSIDHVDSTGLENMGLLQGAAGNKQGPTTSSSNYDDAMQFVKKRRYLHAVNNDYGAGSLHMTSQGNGVIHGSLGPEPTLAMLDASPLELKHDKSGIPDEVLQSLLEHYSHKPEGAHHHDVSFDLSDHPHHVDLQPAAPVTPELEDDSTNGGDKTAVMSEYSKFLLQALERTSHSGPFPSLGPTGPFPLLSSSSSPTGPLFSDKHVYSTSPLDCGYPPNVSSPLPIVAPSSVSSSSSSKSHYGMLVSSPSQAGYHLSLDSTTHQQLTPSQELTDQLEKQHSPGSFNLPPQDLTVPTEGSKGQQKGGAPTNGSSYPELSSLNPPKEPTYQIENFAQAFGSQFKSGRRTPLSYASDPGTEVDHRIRTPVSEFSGYTSLLADVSEPVSSGSKTPTSQSFR, from the exons ATGAGTATTATCCAAGATAAAATAGGGAATGAATTTTTGCGCAATGGTGGCATGGACCCTAATTTTGCACCAGGGATGCTTATGTTCAGCCACCTGCCGCCGGTCACCAGCTTTACTCGACTTGCTTCTCAGTCTGTCATGGGTGAGATTCCCCAGGAGATGATCCTGAAGAAGGAGCGTGACACGCCCCCAGACCATGAGGGTGCCACGGGTGCAAACACAGGCAGCTTCCTCCACAGTATGGGCATAAAGCAGGAGCGGATGAGTGAACTTGATTATCGCATGCCTGTCTATGGAGGAAGCGCAGGGGTAGGAGGCAATTGTGCGGGAGGGGGCGTGGGGAAGAGCGGCCCCGACATGTCAGATATGGCTTATGGAAACCATCACCAGAATCACCAAAACATGATGTTGCATGATCTGAGCCACAACAACGTTCGCTCCCTTGGGGAACCG TTATCAGGAAGGCCGGGTAAAGAGCCAAAAGAGTCCTCAGgtagaagagggaggagaggcgaTGGTCAGCAAGGCAAAGCTCGACGGAAACGAAATGATGCCGCCAAG GCCATGATGATGGATGCAGACGGAGCCTGTCTCTCCCCGAACTCCAAGCCGCACATCTGTGAGCACTGCAACGCCGCCTTCCGCAGCTCCTACCACTTGCGCAGACACGTGCTCATACACACAG GTGAGAGGCCTTTCCGGTGCAATCAGTGCAACATGAGCTTCATTCAGAAATATCTGCTGCAGCGACACGAAAAGATCCACAGTG GGGAGAAGCCTTTTAGCTGTGACCAGTGCAACATGCGTTTCATCCAAAAGTACCACATGGAGAGACACAAAAGGACTCACAGCGGCGAGAAGCCATATCGCTGTGACACATGCCAGCAG ttttTCTCAAGAACAGATCGGTTACTGAAGCACAAGCGGACGTGTGGAGAAGCCATAAAGAAAGGCATGGACCCGAACATGCTGGATCTCAGTGAAGCAGAACTAGGCCAAGGCAGCTATTCACTCACTCAGGGAAACTCTTCTGCTTCCGGACGCAAGAAGGCCAAGCCCAAAAACGGCGAGGGCAATGAGCgcaaaagaaagaagaatacCATCGCGACACCCTTGTCGTCTGCAGGCATTGATCTGCAGGATTACGACATGGAGCACCCCTCAGGGTCTGGCCCAGCCGCGCAGGGCCGCACTCCCAAATTGGTTTTCAAAAAGGCTGGACGCAAGGGCCTTGATAAAGGCCTCCTCTCATTGGACGACGGCACTGACGGACAAAAGCTTTTGGTTCAGAAACCCAGCTCTATCGATCATGTTGACTCCACTGGGCTTGAAAATATGGGACTTCTCCAGGGAGCTGCAGGCAACAAGCAGGGCCCAACTACCAGTAGCAGCAACTACGACGATGCAATGCAGTTTGTGAAAAAGCGCCGCTACCTCCATGCAGTTAATAATGACTATGGAGCCGGCTCACTTCACATGACATCCCAGGGAAATGGCGTTATTCATGGCTCTTTAGGCCCAGAACCCACTCTAGCCATGCTGGACGCTTCACCTTTGGAGCTCAAGCACGACAAGTCAGGCATTCCCGACGAGGTACTGCAAAGTTTGCTGGAGCATTATAGCCATAAGCCAGAGGGCGCACACCACCACGACGTGAGCTTTGACTTGTCTGACCACCCACATCACGTAGACCTCCAGCCGGCAGCTCCTGTGACCCCAGAGTTGGAGGACGATTCAACAAACGGCGGTGATAAAACCGCTGTGATGAGTGAATACTCAAAGTTCCTCCTCCAGGCCTTGGAGCGCACCAGCCACAGTGGACCCTTCCCAAGCCTTGGTCCGACGGGTCCCTTCCCACTcttgtccagcagctccagtccaacTGGGCCACTGTTTTCTGACAAACATGTGTATAGTACGTCCCCACTGGACTGTGGCTATCCTCCTAATGTGTCCTCTCCGCTGCCTATTGTAGCGCCATCTTCAGTttcctcgtcctcttcttccAAATCTCACTACGGCATGCTGGTGAGCTCTCCCTCCCAGGCAGGGTACCACCTCAGTTTGGATTCCACCACCCACCAGCAGCTGACTCCATCTCAGGAGCTGACTGATCAGCTGGAGAAGCAACACTCTCCCGGGTCCTTTAACCTACCTCCCCAGGACCTGACTGTCCCGACAGAAGGCTCCAAGGGGCAGCAGAAGGGTGGAGCCCCCACCAATGGGTCAAGCTACCCAGAACTTTCCTCGCTGAATCCACCTAAAGAACCGACATACCAGATCGAGAACTTCGCCCAGGCCTTTGGCTCCCAATTCAAGTCGGGGCGGCGGACCCCTCTCAGTTATGCCAGTGATCCTGGGACCGAGGTGGACCACAGGATACGAACTCCAGTGTCAGAATTCTCAGGGTATACCAGCTTGTTAGCTGACGTCAGTGAGCCAGTGAGTTCAGGATCAAAAACCCCGACAAGCCAAAGTTTCAGATAA